From Rhinatrema bivittatum chromosome 5, aRhiBiv1.1, whole genome shotgun sequence, the proteins below share one genomic window:
- the SLITRK5 gene encoding SLIT and NTRK-like protein 5: protein MCVRASPSVHSWLPRLLSVELADRSALLSWSPQPGRARTRCISPGSMPCWGPGDFRPRDKMWYCCSTVTLHQALIRKMQIWILQTVAFALSSLVLSWANTIEYYGEICNNGCPCEEKDDILTVNCDNRGIISLSEISPPRFSLYHLLLSGNLLNRLYLNDFVNYTGAAILHLGSNDIQDIEFGAFTGLRGLKRLHLNNNKLELLKDDTFFGLESLEYLQVDYNYISAIEPNAFSKLHVLQVLILNDNLLSSLPTNLFRFVPLTHLDLRGNRLKMLPYIGLLQHMDQVVELQLVENPWNCSCELIALKDWLDSISYTALVGDVVCETPFRLHGRDLDEVSKQELCPRKLISDYEMRPQSPSSTLAYFHTTPASVNSAATSSSAVYKPPLKPPKGTRQPIKPRVRPTARLPSKDLGYSNFGPSIAYQTKSPVPLECPTVCTCNLQISDLGLNVNCQERKIESLSELQPKPYNPKKMYLTENYISTVRRSDFVDSTGLDLLHLGNNRISVIQDRAFGDLTNLRRLYLNGNLIERLTPELFYGLQSLQYLFLQYNAIKDIDSGTFDSVPNLQLLFLNNNLLRSLPSNVFSGVKLSRLSLRSNHFSYLPVSGILDQLKSLVQIDLHENPWDCTCDAVGMKLWLEQFSTGVLVEDVTCESPKKFAGSEMRALRSELLCPDYSDVVIATPTPSAAPAPERTTTLTSSITFNTGSSSVPLSVLILSLLLVFIMSVFVAAGLFVLVMKRRKKNQGDHASANNSDVSSFNMKYSVYSNRPLPKVKTPAGHVYEYIPHPLGHMCKNPIYRSREGNSVEDYKDLHELKVTYSNHLEEDRGKHIRSPTYSVSTIEPREELSPLQDADRFYRGILEPEKPPAAGNHLDYKFNSPAPFTYTPSYDVKRQFLHPERVRETVLYSTPGTVYVEHNTNEYLELKAKLNVEPDYLEVLEKQTTFSQF from the coding sequence gaGATAAAATGTGGTATTGCTGCTCCACTGTAACTCTTCACCAGGCCCTAATCAGAAAAATGCAGATCTGGATATTGCAGACGGTTGCATTTGCTTTATCATCCTTGGTCCTTTCATGGGCAAACACGATCGAATATTATGGGGAAATCTGTAACAATGGTTGTCCTTGCGAGGAGAAAGATGACATTTTAACAGTGAACTGTGACAACAGGGGGATCATCAGCCTTTCAGAAATCAGTCCACCACGTTTTTCACTCTATCATCTCCTACTGTCTGGGAATCTTCTGAACCGGCTGTACCTGAACGATTTTGTAAATTACACCGGAGCTGCAATTCTGCACCTTGGGAGTAATGACATCCAGGACATTGAATTTGGGGCTTTCACTGGACTGAGGGGGTTAAAGAGACTGCATCTGAATAATAACAAGTTGGAACTTTTAAAAGACGATACTTTCTTTGGCTTGGAGAGCTTGGAATATCTCCAGGTCGATTACAATTATATTAGCGCCATCGAGCCCAATGCTTTTAGTAAACTGCACGTCTTGCAGGTGCTAATCTTGAACGATAACTTGCTGTCCAGTTTGCCCACCAATCTTTTCCGCTTTGTGCCCTTAACGCACCTGGACCTGAGGGGGAACCGCCTGAAGATGCTGCCCTACATAGGCCTCTTGCAGCACATGGACCAAGTGGTGGAGCTGCAGCTGGTGGAAAACCCGTGGAACTGCTCCTGCGAGTTGATCGCCCTGAAGGATTGGTTGGACAGCATCTCCTACACGGCCCTGGTGGGAGATGTGGTCTGTGAAACGCCCTTCCGCTTGCACGGCAGGGATTTGGATGAAGTCTCCAAGCAAGAGCTGTGCCCGAGGAAATTGATTTCGGATTACGAAATGCGACCCCAAAGTCCTTCGAGCACCCTCGCTTATTTCCATACCACGCCGGCCTCGGTCAATTCGGCGGCGACGTCTTCATCTGCTGTTTACAAACCTCCCCTGAAGCCTCCCAAGGGCACGCGGCAACCCATCAAACCCCGAGTGCGTCCAACAGCGCGCCTGCCATCCAAAGATCTCGGGTACAGCAATTTTGGACCAAGCATCGCCTACCAGACCAAATCCCCAGTGCCTTTGGAGTGCCCCACCGTCTGCACCTGCAATCTGCAGATCTCTGACCTGGGACTGAACGTGAACTGTCAGGAGAGGAAAATCGAGAGCCTGTCGGAACTGCAGCCCAAGCCCTACAACCCCAAGAAGATGTACCTGACAGAAAACTACATCAGCACGGTCCGCAGATCTGATTTCGTCGACTCCACTGGATTAGATTTACTGCACCTTGGAAACAATAGGATATCCGTCATCCAAGACCGAGCCTTTGGGGACCTAACTAATTTGCGCAGACTTTACTTAAATGGCAACTTAATCGAAAGGCTGACACCCGAATTGTTTTACGGGCTCCAGAGTCTTCAGTACCTGTTCTTACAGTACAACGCCATTAAGGACATCGACTCTGGAACATTTGACTCTGTTCCTAACCTGCAGCTTCTGTTTTTAAATAACAACCTCTTGCGATCCCTGCCCAGTAACGTTTTTTCGGGCGTGAAGCTCTCCCGGCTGAGTCTTAGGAGCAACCATTTTTCGTACCTACCGGTGAGCGGAATTCTAGACCAGCTGAAGTCTCTGGTGCAGATCGACTTGCACGAAAACCCCTGGGATTGCACGTGCGACGCCGTGGGCATGAAATTGTGGCTGGAGCAGTTCAGCACCGGCGTCCTGGTGGAAGACGTGACGTGCGAGTCGCCAAAGAAATTTGCCGGAAGTGAGATGCGCGCCCTCCGATCCGAGCTGCTGTGCCCCGATTATTCCGATGTGGTTATCGCCACGCCCACCCCTTCCGCTGCCCCGGCCCCGGAGAGGACTACAACCCTGACCTCCTCCATCACCTTCAACACAGGTTCCAGCTCGGTGCCTTTGTCCGTATTAATACTGAGCCTGCTCTTGGTGTTCATCATGTCCGTCTTCGTGGCTGCCGGGCTCTTTGTTCTGGTGATGAAAAGGCGGAAAAAGAATCAGGGCGACCACGCCAGCGCCAATAATTCGGATGTGAGCTCGTTCAATATGAAATACAGCGTGTACAGCAACCGACCACTGCCCAAAGTGAAAACCCCGGCCGGGCACGTGTACGAGTACATCCCGCATCCCCTGGGCCATATGTGCAAGAACCCTATTTATAGATCCAGAGAAGGCAACTCTGTGGAGGATTACAAAGACCTTCACGAGCTGAAAGTCACCTACAGCAACCACTTGGAGGAGGACAGAGGAAAGCATATAAGGAGCCCCACCTACAGCGTCAGCACGATAGAGCCGCGGGAGGAGCTTTCGCCTCTCCAGGACGCTGACCGGTTCTACAGGGGGATTTTAGAACCAGAGAAACCCCCAGCAGCTGGAAATCACCTCGATTATAAATTTAATAGCCCCGCTCCCTTTACTTACACTCCGAGCTATGACGTTAAACGCCAGTTCCTGCACCCGGAGAGAGTAAGAGAGACGGTGTTGTACAGCACCCCGGGTACTGTATACGTTGAACACAACACAAACGAGTATCTGGAATTAAAAGCAAAACTAAACGTTGAGCCGGACTACCTCGAAGTTCTGGAAAAACAGACGACATTTAGCCAGTTCTAA